TCTTGTGCCAAAGGTTTTTACAATGGCACATTTTAAATTGTCTCTGCTGTACTCAAGATTTGTTGTGATTATAAGAGGTTTTTCAGCCCTGTATCTTGTGTCAATTAAAAGAAATATCTTTTCAAGACTCCACTCTGATATTTTTTCACAACCTAAGTCATCAATAATAAGAAGGTCACAGAGAGATATTTTTTCAAGAATTTCATTTTCAGCCTTTCCCCATTCAACCTTAAGCTTTCCAAGATAAAGCCCAAGATTTATAGCAATAACTGTTTTTCTCCTTTCAGTGAGATAATTTCCTATACAGGCAGCAGCAAAAGTTTTTCCAGTTCCAGAGTTTCCATAAAATAAAATTCCTGCATCTCCTTTGGACTTCATAAAGCTTTCAGCATATTTAAGAGATATTTCCATATGCCTTCCTGTTAAATCTGCTTTTTCAAAGGTTGAATTTAAAAACCTTGAATCAATAATAGAAAAATTTTTGTATTTATTCACCTTGTTTTTTATTCTTTCCTCCCTTGCCTTTCTGTCAAATTCAGCAAGATCCCTTTCATAGAGAGTTTCATGGCAGGTACAGCTTGGAATATATCTTATCTTGTCCCCTAAAATATTAATCATCTCTTCAGGAAGAGTGTGATTTTTTATATATGGCTTTCCACAGATACTGCATTTTTTAAAACTGTGATATTCAGGTTCTTTTGCTTTTAAATCTTTATTTTCAAAATCTAAAATATTATTTCTAGTTATTATTTTCATAATTTAAAACCCCATTTTCTTAAGTGCTTCAAGGGCTTCTTCATCTTCCTGATAGAGAGGCTCTTCTGTAATTTTGTTTTTTACAGGATTTCTTTCTGAATAAGTTCCATTAAGGGCTTTTTTTAGATTTTTTATATTAAATATCATGTTAATGCTGAAGGTCTTTGCATATTCATTCTGACTCATAATCTCCATAGCCTTAAAGAGCCGTGAAGCTCCAAGAGCCTGAATACAATTTACAAAAACACTGTTTTCAGGAAGAAATTCATAACTAGGAAGTCCAAGTTCAGCATATTTTTTCATAATGTCCTGAATAAAAGGGGGACAATTTTCAGGCATTATATATTTATTTATGATTTTATTAGTATGATTATTATTAGTATGATCTTTGGTATGAAAATTTTTCATAGGGGGGCATGAAATTTTTTCATCGCCCCCTTGAAGATTTTTCATGGGAGGGGGTGAAAGTTTTTCATATGCTTTCCCAAGAGAAAAATATAAATATGTTCCTGATTTATTATTTTTTTCATTTTTTACTGTTTTTCTTAAAAATCCTTTTTCACAAAGCTTTGAAATTCTGTTTATAAGAGTTCTTTCAGTTCCAATAATTGGGATTTCATTTAAAATATATTTATAAGTGAGCCATATATATTTTATGCTGTTTTCACAGATAACTTCAAATTTATCAGATGTGCTGAAAAACATATCTGCAATAACCCTTAAAATAAGGGCATCTTCTGAATTTAAACCATATTCCATAAGGATATCCTGAGGATAGCCATATATATTAAATTTCATTTTCTCCCTCCTGATTTAATTTTAGTCTCTTAAAAATGGAAGAATACCTTCAGTTACAATAAATTTTCTTTTTCCTCTTTTAAAAGAAAGTATCTCTCCATTGTCTATAGCTTTATAAATGCTGTTTTGATTCATTTTTAAAAATCTTGAAAGCTCTTTCACTGAAGTGACAGTCCCTAGCTCTTTTTTCATTTTATCAAGGAGCATTTTTTCAAATTCACTTCTTGGTTTAGAAGCTTTTATAAGGTATTCATTAATTTCATCTTCTATATTTTCAGCCATTTTCCATATTCTCCTTTGTTTATTTTCCCTTCTTATTTCTTTTTTTATGATTTTAATTTTTTCATCAAGTTCTTGTTTTTCTCTTTGGGCACAGACGAGCCTGAACTCGTCTATGTCAAGATTATCAAAGAGAAATCTAAATCTTTCCCTTACACACTGAGAACTGTTTATACTTAAATCTTTCTTTTCAGTGTTCATGTTTTATCCTTTGATGAGGTTTTATTATGCTTAAGAAAGGAAAAATTTCTTTTGTTTTAATTGAGTATAAGCTGTTGCATGAAATACATGGAATAATTCCAGTTTCAACAGCATCTAAGACTATATCTACATCAATATCAAGGAAATCAGCAAGAAGGTGAGGTTTTGTAAGAGCCCCAAGTATTTTTATAGCTTTTTCCATATAGTTGTATTCAAAGGGATCTTTTGTTGTCTTGGGGATATAAGATAAGGGATCAGTTAAAAAGGTTGAACATTTACGGTAATAGCAGAATATTTGTTTTTGAAGCTTTTCAAGAGGTTCATCACTTTGAAAAAAGTTGATATACTCTTGTTCTTTAATATAATTTCTTCTTCTTAGCAGCTCTTTGGCTGTTAGTTTTTTACTTTTTGCATTTTTTCTTCTGGGTTTTTTAATCATTTTAGTTTTTCTCCTTTTCTTTAAAAAATTTAAGCAGAGAAATTTCTCTAAAACAAACCACATGTGTGACAGAATTATATAAAAAAGTTTCAAAAATGTCAAAAATAAAAACGGTCAAAAGTTACACAAAGTGGCTTATAATGCACAAGAAGTCACCAATTTCCAAAAGTGAACACTTTTAAAATGAGAAAAAATTTGAAATAAAAAAAATTTATAAAAAAACTTTAAGAATTTAAAAAAACTTAAATTTGAAAAAAAGTGCTTGACATTTAAAAAGTGCAGTACTATACTTAAATTGAATATATTTGAAAAATATAGAGTGAATTTTACAAAAAATAGTATAAATAATTTTAACTAATTAAACAGTTTGATTTCCCCTTAAGTCAGACTGTTTTTTTATTACTCTTATATATAAAAGTAATAGAAAAAAAGCCAGATTACCATATTTCTAGGTTGTAGAAAAATTTAAAAGTAATTATACAATTTTAAGGGGGATAAAATATTATAATTGCTTTTGATAGGTTAAAAAAAAGAGGTCAAAAAGGAAAGAATTTACAGGTTTTACAGGAGGGATTTTGGTATGGGAAAAAATTATGTAGAAAATTCACTTAAAAGATTTCTTAAAAGAAAAGTGAAAATTACAATGGGGGTTGTGGTTTCATTTTTAATTACAGGAGCAGTGGCTTTTGGAGCTGAAAACTATGAAGATATAACAGTAGAAAAAGGACCAGTTTTAAAAATAGAAAATAATGATGTTTTCATGAATTATGGGGATTTAGAAACAAAAGATTCTACTGCTGGAATTATAGGTTTAGAAGTAAATGGAAATGGGATATTATATAACTATGGAAATATAACTACACAAAAAGGTAGAGCAATACAGACCTCAAATAAAGAAGTGCATAACTATGGAACTTTAAAAGGTTCATTTAATGTGTTAACAACTACTAATAAAGGGAATGTAAAAATATATAATCATGAAAGTGGAAAAATTATAGGTAAACAAGGTGTTATTTCATCATTTTTTGGAAGTGAAAAATTATCAATATATAATGATGGATATATAGAAAGTATAAATTCCATTGCAGTTAATGGTAGTGGTGATTTGGAAATATATAATTCTGGAACTATAAAAACATTAACAAATACAAGTTATGTTTTAGGTAATGGAGTAAAAGAAAATAAAGTATATTTAGAAAATCATGGGAAAGTTTTAGGAGGTCAATTACCTCTTTTAGAGTTTGCCTCTACAAAAAACTTTTTTGAATTAGACAACTACGGATTTGTTAGTCCTAAAAGTGGAATAACATTGAGACTTAATGGAGTTCAAGAAGATTTAAAAGAAAATATAAAAAATTATGGAACAATTCAATCAGGAATAACTGTAACTGGTAAACAAACTAAAACATCTTTATTGAATTTAGGTTTAATAAAAGGAAATGTTCCAACAAACTCTGGTGCTACAGGTGGTGTTAATAATAAAGGTGTTATTATTGCTACAAATAAAGATATAAATACTTTTAACTGGGCAGTCTTTGATAATAATCAAGGTGCAGTATTACAAAAACAAGATGATGGAACATATAAATTATTAAATACTGATACTTTAGAAAATAATAAACAAAATGAAACAATAATAGTTCATGGCGTTGTTAAAGATATGTCTGATAAAACAGAAATAAATTCTAATAATACAGCAGACAATATGTTTATAAATAATAAATCTTTAACTCTTAATCTTGGAGATAAAGTAACAGGAAAAACAATAACTGCTGTATCTCAAGCAAAAGAAAATGTAGTTTTAGATAATGATACTGACGGAGATAAAGTATCAGGAAAAAATAATTTAACTCTAGATAATACATCTATTGTTGGATATTTTGAAAAAGATGGAACTCTTTTAAAAGTTGATGGAGATTTAACTTTAACAGGAAATTCTATAATAAATGCAGTAGCTGCAAGAGATGAAAATGGAGATATTTTAAAAGATGCTCAAAATGTTGTGGCTGTTGATGTCTTTGGAAAATTAACTTATACAGAGGGAGAAAGCCATATTTTTGGAACAATTAAAGGTGGAGAAGGTTCTAAAATTGTAGTAAATGGAACAGAAACAACAAATCCAAATGAACTTACTGAAACTTTATCAAGTTCAGGAAATATATATCTTAATGGACAAAAATGGACAAAGGGAGAAACAGGAAGTATTGAGTTAACAGGAGGAACTGTTCATATTGATAATGGAAATGGAACTCTTGTAGGATATCTTTTTGGAGATAATCAAGATGGAAAAACAACTCTTGATGGAATGATTACAGGAAAAGGAACTTTAAATGTAAATGAAATAAGATTTGATTTAGGAAATTTAGAAATAAATAATATGGAAGATACATATAAAGTTAATGGTAATAAAGATATTGCAGTTCAAGATGCTCTTAATAAAATTAATGTATCAGGAATATTTAACAAAAAAACAGATGGAAATGGAAATTTAATTCTTTCTCTTAAATCAGCAGAAGAAATGGGAATTCATGATCCTTCAAAACAAAAAGAATACGAAGAACTTATTAAAAACTTTAAAGATTCAGAAGAATTTTATAACTTAGTAAATACAGGAAATGCTGAAGCTATAAGAAAATATCTTGGTATTCTTGATAAAGTTATGGAACTTCTTGGAACAGCAGGAGTAAAAATTACAAGAGATATAACAGGAGCATTTACAGATGCAGTTGTTGAATTTGATAAAAAAGCAAATAAAGGTGAATGGTTAACTAATGCAAAATATATTGGTTCTGACATGGAATATGATGGAACAAAACATATAAATGGTTATGACAGCGATATTAAATCTATGATTGGTATGGCTGAATATGGAATAACAGAAAATACATCTTTAGGATTTGCTCTTGGTGGAGGAGATACAGAGGTTGATTTAAAAACTCTTAATGGAAAATCTACTTCTTTTGATGGTAAAAACTATTATGCAGGAATTTATGCTAAACATTCTATAAATGGTTTTGATATGACTGGAAGCCTTGGATACACTATAAGCGATTTAGATGTTGAAAAAGGTGGAAGTGCAGATTCAGAAGCTGTAACTCTTGCAGGATATATTAAAAAAGATGTGTATGTAACTGATACTGTAAAACTTGAACCAAACTTATCATTTACTTATGACTATATTATGCAAGATAAAGCAGAAATGGGAGAAGGAATGACAATAGACAGTGGAGATTCTCATGTATTTGAAGCTGGTGCAGGATTAAATCTTGTTAAAGAATTTGCACTTGAAAAAGGAAGCTTAAAACTTAAAACAGGTGTTAAATATTCTATGACAAATATAGAAAGAAATAAAGATGTAACAGGAAAATTCTATAATGCAGATGTAAACTTAGGAAACCCTGATATAGATGATAAAGAAGGAAAAGCTCATGTAGGATTTGACTATGAACATGAAACAGGTTTCGGAGTAAATGGAAAATATGAAATGATGTGGAGTGATTCAGGAGACGATTCAAGAATTACAGCAGGAATCTCTTATAGATTTTAGTAAATAAAATCTAAATTAAATAAGCACCCAAATAAAAATCCTTAATAAAAACAGAACTCAGTCTTGGTGTGAAAACACTGGGGCTGAGTTTTGTTTTTGTATATAAAAATATATATTTAAAATAATTAAAAAAATTTTTTACGATTTTTATTGAAAAAAACATATTAAAAATTTGCATGTATAAAAAATATTTGGAAATATGAAAAACATGTACTATACTCATAAAAAGGGTGAAACTATGTAAATACTAATAAAAACAAAATATATGAAAGAGGGCATAAGATATATATTTTATTTTTAAAATTTTAAGAATTATTTAAGGGTGTAAATTCATAAATTATTTTTATGAATAAAATAAAAAATTGGAGGGATTTTAAAATGGGTAAAAATTATGTGGAAAGTTCATTAAAAAGATTTCTAAAAAGAAAAGTGAAAATCACTTTGGGACTGGTTGTTGCTTTTATGATTACAGGAGGGGTAAGTTTTGGAATAAAAGGACCTTTTGTTGCTCATGATAATGATGGAACAAATTATCAAGTTAAAAAACTTGAAGATGAGAATATTACTATAACTGGTGGACTTATAGGATTAGAATATGGAACAGTATCAAAATATGGTCAAGCAGGAGCAACTGGTTCTATACTAGCTTTAAATGGTGGAACTGTAAACATAGGTAATGAAAAAACTAAAAAAATAAATTTAATTTCTACTGGAATTTATGCTCAAACATTATCATCAGATAATAGTTATGGCTCTTCTGAAACAGGGAAAGGTGGAATAATTAATGTTATTACAGATGAACTTAATATAGAAGCTCATGGAAAAAAAGGAAAATCTAATTATGCTATAGGTATTTATGCTCTTAATAGGTCAACGAAAGCTAGTTCAGAAAATGTTTCAAAGATTATAATTAATTCCAAAAAAACTACTATCAATTGTACTATAGAAGAAGGAAGAAGTAGTGGAATACAAGCATGGTCACAAGGACAGGTATTCATAAATGAAGGAACTCTTGAAGTTAAAGCAGATGATATTATTAAAACAAGAGGAAAATCTTTAGTACAACTAAATGCAAAAAATAATTCTCAAAATACCATGAAATTAGATGGTGATATTAATTTTGCATATAATGCTACACAATCTGGAACAACAGTTGATTCAGATATAATAATTAATTTATCAAATAAAGATTCGTATTTTAATGGAAAAATATATTCTTCAGGAAATCCCACTGCAGGAAAATCTATAGTTAATGGAATGAAATTAGGGCTTTATAATGGTGGAACATGGAATGTAACAGGAGACAGTTTTGCAAATGAAATAGTTATAAAAGATGGTGGAAAAATTTCTTTTGGAAATGGTGAAGATAAAACATTAGAAATGTGGAATAGAGAAGAAGCAACAGATAAATTAGCTGCTTATGATAAAGGTATTCAAATGCAAGGTGGAGCTATAATTGAAGGAAATGGAAATATTGTAGCTTATGACCTTGATTTAACAGGAAATACTCCAGAAACTGAAAGTTTAACTAAAACAGTTTATGGTAATGCTATTACAGTAACTAATAAAGGAAATATTCTAGCTCTTGGAAAAGATTCTTCTATAACAGGTAATGTTCTTATAGAAACTGGTGCAGAACTTACAAATAAAGGAATGTTTAAAGTAGTAGGAACAACAGATAAAGAAGTAGTATTAACAAATAAAGGAACTATTAATTTAGCTTCAGGGACATCAGTAACTCTTGGTGAAAAATCTTCATTTGAAAATAAAAAAGGAGCAACACTTAATGTAGAAAGTGGAGCAACAGCAGTTACAGGTGGAACAACAACAAATAATGGTGTAATTTCTCTTAAAGATACTGATAATTCTGATAAAACTGTTTCAAAACTTCTTGCAGGTGGAACACTGACTAATGAAGGAACTATTGCTTTAGCAGACAGAGCAGAAGCGATGACAGATGAAAACTGGAATAAACTTTTAGAAACATTAATAACTGATAAAGGAACATTTACAAATAAAGGAATGGTTGTAGATAAAGCAGGAAATTCTATTTTCTCTGCAGGAACAACTATAGAAAGTGGTACAGCAGGAGAATTACTTGAAAGTGGAGTTGCAGGAAGTGGAGAAACAATAAAAATTGAAGATAAGCAAGATGGAACAACTATTACAGGTTCAACTTCACAAGAAGGAATAGAAACAACTACAGATACTTTAAAAGATATAACAGTAAATGTTGAAGGAAATCTTAACTTAGCAGAAGGTTCAGGAGCAGGAGTTGTAATGGAAGATGTTACAATGAATGTTTCTAGTGGAAAAAATGTAACAGCAACAGGAGAAGGGCATAAATTATCAGGAAATGTAGTATTAAATGGAGAATCTTCTATAGTTGTTGGAGATGGAAAAGATACTTCTGATTCTAACTTAACATTAAGTGGAGCAGTTTCTCAAGGAGCAGTTGAGGAAAATAAAGCTGCAAAAATTGAAGTTAAAGAAAATGGAACACTAAACCTTGTTGATGCTACTGTAAATGTAGCAATAAATAGTGATGCAACAGGACAAACAGGAGCAGTAACATCAAAAGGAGAAACATCTATAAAAGATATAACAGCAAAATCTTTAGACATAAAAGAAGCAGGTAAAGAAGTTAATATTACTACTATTGATGGAAATGTTAATATAGGAACAATAACTGTAGGAGATAGCATAAATACTAAAGGTGAAAAAACAAATATTTTAGTATTATCAGCAGATACAGTTTTAGGAACACCTTCTTCAACTAGAGCAAGATTATTTAGAGCACCAGCTGGTACATCAACAAATACAATAAAAATAGGTGGAGAAAATGGACAGCTTGCTCTTGAATTAGGAGAAAATGGGAAAAATGCTTTAGGAAACTCTAGTGGAATAGAAATAATAGGAACTTCAACAGATAAAAATAATAAAGATTTATTAATAAAAACAGCAGGTTTATCAGGTAAAGAAAATACAATAAATTTAGGAGATAATAAATTTGAAAAAGTTGGAGTTACATCAGACTCTAAAATTTATTTATTAGATACAATATTAAATGAAAATGCTGGAGATAGTAATAATACAACAGTAATATTAAAATATAATAATGAGTTATATAAAGGAAATTCAATCCTTAACAATATAAATGCTCAAGCATTTGATGTATCTAACTTCTTTAGTTCTGATGAAGCTGAAAGAGAAGTTCAATTAGATAAAATTTATTCATCTAACATCTATTCTGAAACAGTAAAAGCAGCTTATGATACTGTTAAAATGAATGAAGAAGCAGTTCTTTCTCTTGCTAGAAAATCTGAAGTAGGAAAATGGACAGCTGAAGGTAAAGCACTTTACTCTAAAGATGAATATGATAGAAAAGGAACTGTAGGAGAATATTCTTCTGAAATAGAATCAACAGGACTAATGGCAGCATTTGGTTATGGATTAAATGAAACTACTACAGCTGGAATTGCTTTCTCTGGTGTA
This DNA window, taken from Fusobacterium perfoetens, encodes the following:
- a CDS encoding ATP-binding protein; translation: MKIITRNNILDFENKDLKAKEPEYHSFKKCSICGKPYIKNHTLPEEMINILGDKIRYIPSCTCHETLYERDLAEFDRKAREERIKNKVNKYKNFSIIDSRFLNSTFEKADLTGRHMEISLKYAESFMKSKGDAGILFYGNSGTGKTFAAACIGNYLTERRKTVIAINLGLYLGKLKVEWGKAENEILEKISLCDLLIIDDLGCEKISEWSLEKIFLLIDTRYRAEKPLIITTNLEYSRDNLKCAIVKTFGTRIKDRISEMCFPICCTGESRRKSGTEKFMDFLSSSLINRK
- a CDS encoding helix-turn-helix domain-containing protein; the protein is MNTEKKDLSINSSQCVRERFRFLFDNLDIDEFRLVCAQREKQELDEKIKIIKKEIRRENKQRRIWKMAENIEDEINEYLIKASKPRSEFEKMLLDKMKKELGTVTSVKELSRFLKMNQNSIYKAIDNGEILSFKRGKRKFIVTEGILPFLRD
- a CDS encoding autotransporter domain-containing protein — translated: MGKNYVENSLKRFLKRKVKITMGVVVSFLITGAVAFGAENYEDITVEKGPVLKIENNDVFMNYGDLETKDSTAGIIGLEVNGNGILYNYGNITTQKGRAIQTSNKEVHNYGTLKGSFNVLTTTNKGNVKIYNHESGKIIGKQGVISSFFGSEKLSIYNDGYIESINSIAVNGSGDLEIYNSGTIKTLTNTSYVLGNGVKENKVYLENHGKVLGGQLPLLEFASTKNFFELDNYGFVSPKSGITLRLNGVQEDLKENIKNYGTIQSGITVTGKQTKTSLLNLGLIKGNVPTNSGATGGVNNKGVIIATNKDINTFNWAVFDNNQGAVLQKQDDGTYKLLNTDTLENNKQNETIIVHGVVKDMSDKTEINSNNTADNMFINNKSLTLNLGDKVTGKTITAVSQAKENVVLDNDTDGDKVSGKNNLTLDNTSIVGYFEKDGTLLKVDGDLTLTGNSIINAVAARDENGDILKDAQNVVAVDVFGKLTYTEGESHIFGTIKGGEGSKIVVNGTETTNPNELTETLSSSGNIYLNGQKWTKGETGSIELTGGTVHIDNGNGTLVGYLFGDNQDGKTTLDGMITGKGTLNVNEIRFDLGNLEINNMEDTYKVNGNKDIAVQDALNKINVSGIFNKKTDGNGNLILSLKSAEEMGIHDPSKQKEYEELIKNFKDSEEFYNLVNTGNAEAIRKYLGILDKVMELLGTAGVKITRDITGAFTDAVVEFDKKANKGEWLTNAKYIGSDMEYDGTKHINGYDSDIKSMIGMAEYGITENTSLGFALGGGDTEVDLKTLNGKSTSFDGKNYYAGIYAKHSINGFDMTGSLGYTISDLDVEKGGSADSEAVTLAGYIKKDVYVTDTVKLEPNLSFTYDYIMQDKAEMGEGMTIDSGDSHVFEAGAGLNLVKEFALEKGSLKLKTGVKYSMTNIERNKDVTGKFYNADVNLGNPDIDDKEGKAHVGFDYEHETGFGVNGKYEMMWSDSGDDSRITAGISYRF
- a CDS encoding autotransporter outer membrane beta-barrel domain-containing protein, whose protein sequence is MGKNYVESSLKRFLKRKVKITLGLVVAFMITGGVSFGIKGPFVAHDNDGTNYQVKKLEDENITITGGLIGLEYGTVSKYGQAGATGSILALNGGTVNIGNEKTKKINLISTGIYAQTLSSDNSYGSSETGKGGIINVITDELNIEAHGKKGKSNYAIGIYALNRSTKASSENVSKIIINSKKTTINCTIEEGRSSGIQAWSQGQVFINEGTLEVKADDIIKTRGKSLVQLNAKNNSQNTMKLDGDINFAYNATQSGTTVDSDIIINLSNKDSYFNGKIYSSGNPTAGKSIVNGMKLGLYNGGTWNVTGDSFANEIVIKDGGKISFGNGEDKTLEMWNREEATDKLAAYDKGIQMQGGAIIEGNGNIVAYDLDLTGNTPETESLTKTVYGNAITVTNKGNILALGKDSSITGNVLIETGAELTNKGMFKVVGTTDKEVVLTNKGTINLASGTSVTLGEKSSFENKKGATLNVESGATAVTGGTTTNNGVISLKDTDNSDKTVSKLLAGGTLTNEGTIALADRAEAMTDENWNKLLETLITDKGTFTNKGMVVDKAGNSIFSAGTTIESGTAGELLESGVAGSGETIKIEDKQDGTTITGSTSQEGIETTTDTLKDITVNVEGNLNLAEGSGAGVVMEDVTMNVSSGKNVTATGEGHKLSGNVVLNGESSIVVGDGKDTSDSNLTLSGAVSQGAVEENKAAKIEVKENGTLNLVDATVNVAINSDATGQTGAVTSKGETSIKDITAKSLDIKEAGKEVNITTIDGNVNIGTITVGDSINTKGEKTNILVLSADTVLGTPSSTRARLFRAPAGTSTNTIKIGGENGQLALELGENGKNALGNSSGIEIIGTSTDKNNKDLLIKTAGLSGKENTINLGDNKFEKVGVTSDSKIYLLDTILNENAGDSNNTTVILKYNNELYKGNSILNNINAQAFDVSNFFSSDEAEREVQLDKIYSSNIYSETVKAAYDTVKMNEEAVLSLARKSEVGKWTAEGKALYSKDEYDRKGTVGEYSSEIESTGLMAAFGYGLNETTTAGIAFSGVKQDVDTDGGSADADLFYLGVYGNKIVGNYDFTAGLGYQFGEYEADNTITNVHGSDKYDSKALSGYVQGRYTADLGDGLSLQPRVRLGYTYVEQDDTRDSYFGVSDAEITTFDAEFGLDTVKSVQLEKSKVDVKFGVSYVRTMGDTDDEFTGRFYGATASEGFNVLGAELAENVVKFNLGAEVTNENGFFYNGGLTYEFGSNDTDVYGVNVGVGYKF